GGCACAGGCCAGGggttattccattttacagatggggaaactgaggcacttaAGCAGTCTGTTGAGTGAAGGGGGCAAGACTTAAGGCTGGGAGCCCACTGGGAGATGGTTACAGTCATCCAGGCCAAAGATGAGATGATGCCCAGCATAAGGGTGATACTGGTGGGGCTGGTGAGAaggggcagagcagagagatTTAGGAGGGGAATCCATGGCCTTGACGATTGCTCGAACAttagggagggggtgggaggaaccTGGGATGACCCTGGGGAGCACAGCTGTCGGGGAAGATGTCCCATTTAGGACACAGCAAAGCTGGGGAGCTGTATGGCACCTGGGCCATGCCAGGAGCTGAACCCTGGGCTGAGTGCTATGGGAAGTTCTCCCTGGGTGAGAGGCGAGACCCTGCTAGGCAACTGCCAGAAGCTGTAAGGATGTCCCTTCCTGGGGTCCAGGGCCAGAGGCCTGCCAGCACTacggacacacacacgcacgcatgcacgcactcacactcacacacacactgccccTGTGCGGTGAGCTGGGCTCAGGCCTCATGTGGCCTTGCTGACTAGTTGGAGGGCAGACTTCCTTCCGGCCAGTGGGGCCCTCCCTGCTCCTTTGGGGAAGGGGTGAGACCAGACAGCTGGTTTCTGGACCTGGTTCTGTGGATTCCACCCTCTCCTCCCAAAAAGAGAGCAGCCCCCAACTGctctgtgttgtttgtttttgctcagAGTACGGCTGTTCTCAAGCCCCTTGTTCTAAAGCCTGGCCACAAGTTCctgatttgtgtctttttcttcttttgccttttGATTCTTCAACATGGAGGGGGCTCAGTTTAGCTCTTCTGACAGATGAACaacatgtttttcatttctagcagCTTTTCCTCCTGGGACTGCCCGCCCCCCTTTCCTggctttttcccttcctctccctatGGCCTTGTCCCCACGTGCCAACCTGCCCCTGCCCCAAGGGCCCTTGGGTCCATGAAGCCAGCCTCTGGCTGACCCTGATGCTCTGGCTTGTTTCTCTGGATCTCCCTCTGTTGGGTACCACTCCCCACAGGCCCTGGGGCAGCAGGCCAGTGGATTGGTGAGCTGGGGCATCTGTATTAGGCAGACTGGGGCTGATTCAAACATTCTAGAGCCTGGGACTCTTAGGGAGGAGGGTCAGTTGGGCCCATGAAGGGGCTCAGGGGAGAGGAAGCCTTGCAAGGGCTTGGCCTCAGGCCAGATCATTCACCCCTTCCCACCAGTATGTTGAGTAGCAAACAGGATGCCGTGCCAGGTGCTTCAGGGTATGCGGAGACATGAAAGGGACAGTTCCGGCTCTGGTCCTACCACCTTCGGGTCAGGTGTTGAGCCTCAGGGCTGAGAGCTCCAGCCAACTCTGAGCTCCCCCGACCCTTCACCTCTGAGCTcctcacccccccccacccctcatcaagtccctgccctctctctacatctccccttcccactcccagcGCCCACCTCCCCAACCCTTTTCCCCAAGCCCAGGCTCCGGCATCTGTGTGGgagcctcttccctcccctgctcAGGAAGCCAGCCTGACTCCTCCATGGGCTGTCCCTGGGCTGCCCTTGGGCCCCTGGAAATGGCCTGGCCTAGACCCCAGGCAGGCTGGACTCCTGCCACCCACCCTCCCACTAGCTCGGTCCTGTGCTGTGTCCCCCAAGTGCCTTGcccccttttctcccctcctGTGAAGCTCAGCTCAAACCCCACCTGCTCTAGCACATGTGCGTGGAGTGCCTGCTCGGCGCCAGGCGCTGTGCCGCCCTGCAGCTGCCCCGGGCGCGTAGTTAGGGGCTCTGCGTTGCAGTGAAAGCCTTAAAGGCTCTGGCTGAAGAGGGGGGCCTGGGTCAGATCGCACCTGTGTGGGGAACCTGCCTCACCTCTGAGTCCACATCCTCATCTGTGAGGTGAGGTGAGATGGTACGATTGACCCCTAGGCCCTGAACTGAGAGCACTGAATACCACAGTGTGGAGTACGTGGAGTGTTCTCTCAGGCGGACATGCGGTCGGTGAATGATGACCATGTCCATTTACTGCTCCACCCCTGCTGTGCTCCAGAGAGCCAGCACAGGGCTCGACCCGAAGGCCAGGGCACGTGCACATGCAGGCGATTCGCAGGCATTGCCTGGGTGCCCTTGGCCTGGATGGTCAGAGCCCGCTGGGGCGATCCTCTGTACAGGATGAGGTGGGGGAAAAGCAGCGTGATGATCAAAGCAAGGGCCAGAGAAGTCAGCTCCTGCCGAGTCACAGGCTGGCTGTGGCCCTGGCGGTGACCAGACTCTCGGAGCCCGTTTTCTCCCCGCCGGCTCCTCTGACGAGCAGAGTGAATGTAGGTGAAGTCCCCAGAGCAGGGCCCGGCGTGCAGGTGGGTGGAAATAGCAGGCCTGTTTCCTTTCAACAGCCTTCGCCTGTGGTGCTGGGACGGGCCAGCTGGGGCACGTCGGACACTGCCGGGATTTCACGGCAGCAGGTTGTCCTCCCGGTGAGGGTGCGAGGGGCCAGCCCAGGGCAGGCTCACCACTCAGCTGCGCTAGGGGCAGGGTCTGGCCCTCCTCTGGGCCCTGCAACCCCACAGTGGCACTTAACACATGCCACTGTCACTCTTTGTCACCCTGTCTCCTTCATTCAAGTATGAGCCTGAGGAGGGCAGGACTCTGGGCATGGGCGTGGCCATGCTGCTCAGAGCCTGGCAGGGCACGGGCGCTGCGGACGCACTTGCTGGATGgcggggtggtggggtggagggacgGATCCAGTGCGTCTTGAGCACCCACTGtgggccaggcccagggctggcTGCTCTTGCCTGTGTTCAAGGAGTGACTGGTGTAGCTGGAAAGACcaataagcaaagaaaatgacAGCAGCCTGTGATGAGGGCCAGGAGTGGGCCCAAGGGCTCCAGAAACCCAGGAGGAACAGAGGCCCAGGCTCAGGGGCAGGGGCTCCGGGCAAGGCTTCTCCACGGAGGTGGTGAGAGGGCACCTGAGCCCTGTGATGATCAAGAGGGTGGGGTGTTAGTGACAACAACAGCTCTGTCTGCCAGGCACTTCCTGTGagcctcacagcaaccctgtaaAGTGGGGCtgttattgtcttcattttatagaagaggaagctgaggcccagagatgttgGCCCGTGTGCCCGGGGTCACACAGCTTGGAAGTGGTAGCCCGGGCTGTATGGCTTCAGAGTGTGAGTGGGGGAGCTTGTTGAGGGCAGCCTGGGGAGCCAGGGCTCTGAGGGTCTTGGGAGTTGGGCCAAGGAGCTTGGACTTGATCTCCATGCCTGTTCACTccccttttaaataaaatcatgggCTCTCAGAAGTTGGATGAGGCCTCAGAGATGATCTCCCTGCACTGTACTCCTCCTTGGAAAGGAACCCCAGTGAGCAGTATCTGAAGAACCAACACTGAGAGGCAAGCCTGCGTGGTCACTGAGGACAGAGGCTTAGAGTCACCTGGGCCCTGCAAGCTGCATGACCCGGGGCATGTCACCTTACAaggcccagtttcctcatctgtaaaatgggagaagaaGACCTGCCTCTTGGGGCTTGGCATAGTAAATGCTGAGTCATCATCACAGTCAGTTCACCCCTGGATCTTGCGGGCAGGATGAAGATCTCTGTTATCTACCCATTCCCTGGAAAAGAAAGCTGCGGCTCAGAGAGGAAATGCCTCACTTGACCTCTGACCTGCCTCATCCCATGTGACGTGGCTGCACGGGGCCAGGCTTTTGTTGAGCACTCCTGGCTGTGAGGTGGCGATGCCAGGCTCTTCCTGCCTTATTCTCTTAGCCCTGGTCTGTCCAGAGCGGCGGTTCCTTCTCCTGGGCCCCTTGTGTCACCTCCATTCTGCTGCATCTGATACCTGCCAGGCCCACCCTGCTTTCACTTCTCCACCCCCGAGCCCTGGCTGAGAGCCTTCCGGGCTGATTTTCTCCGCcaactttccttttctctttcattgcttCTTGGCATCCTCCCCTGGGTTTccacctgccccttcccctgtcgacacctcagctccctGAAAAAGCCCAGTCCCCAGGAGGCAGCTGGATTAGCAGTCCGCGCGCCTCTGAGTCGTCCTgttggccgtgctgtgtggccTGCCTTGGCCGAGTCATGTGACTTTCTAGGCCTCACTTTCCCATCTGTAAGAATATAGGGATGGGGGCAGATGTTGACAGTGATGAGCTTTTCTGCTGTTATTTTCAGGTTTACCTGGGTGTTCTGAAAGTACTTAGTCAGCTGTTAAAGGAAAATAGTGTCTCGGTATTGTTCTGGCTCATATCAGGGATATCCAGGATGTTCTGTGAGTTTTTCTTGGGACTCTCAGGGACTCCAGGGGACCCCAGGAAGAGGGGGGCGCAGGTGCAGCCCCTGCAGCAGTAGGAGATGTAGGGGAGAAGGGAAGGCCAGCTGGGGCCTACCGTTTCAGCAGCCACAAAGGCAACAGGAAACAGGGCCGCCCACATCTGTACTTCCCCGGTACAGCCATTGCACCACTGTGGGGAAAGGAATTGGGTCCCCAGAGTCCTGACCCACATCCTGCCTCAGCCTGGCTGTCCTGGTGAAAAACAGCTTCCAAGAAGGCCCAGAAAGTCACCAGTGTTTTATAGGGTTACACCCTAGTAGATGACTTAGTTCAGGGCAAGATCCCTTCAGGACTGAGAACAAGCTCCTGGCCTGTCCCCCAGCAGCACCCCACCTGCCCTGTATCCTTTCTGCTCTGGCATCTGTCTTGGCTGCCTCATCACCCCACCTGCACCCCGTGAACCTTATGAGCAGCTCTATGGACAACACATTTGTCAGAAGAGGAGGCCAAATACATGTGCAACCCAAGGTCTCCCATGTCCTGTCCAGCAGGTGTCCCGACCCTCACCTCTGTCTCCTGATGGTGCAGATGGGTGGAAAGAACAGACTCCAGGGTCAGTCCCCTCTTCTAACTTGCCAAGTGGCCTGAGGCAAatcatttttcatctctgtgggcctgtttcctcatgtataaaatggagataaataacCCCTGCTGCGTGGCCTCTGGGTTGGCCTGAGGTCCATTTGTGCACGGTAGAGCTGGCAACAATAACTAACACAGACAGATGCTTGTTGGAATTCTTACGTGGTCATCTTGGACCCTCACAGCCATCCTGGTCCTATCATCGTCACCTTCTAGAAGAGAATGCTGTGGTGCGGAGCGTTAAATGACgtgaccaaagtcacacaggtagAAGTGGAGGAGCTGGAATTTGAGCCCAGACCGCTGGGAACTCTGCACTGTGCCTTTCAGCtgctaacacagtgcctggcacatctgATCTGGGATCTGATCCCGCTCTTGCCACTtactgtgtgtgtccctaggccAGCCATTAACCTCTAACTCTTAGTTTCCTAATATGGAAAATGGGGATGTTTATAGTCCCTACAGCATAGGGTTGGTATGAAGAAATGGGATAATAGATGTTAAACCCCTAGCACAAAGTAAATGCTCACTAAAagacagctattattattatctagtGTTAGctgtccttcctcctccccaggtGGTCACTTAAAGAGATGCTAAGGCCCGTGCCCAGCATAGGAGGGGGCTGTGGAAGCCAGGGATCTGGAGCACACAGCAGCCATGAAGAGAGGCTCATGGGTGTCAATCCTCTTTGCCAGGAGACTCACTGGTACCCCCCGAGGTAGACTTTGACAGGCTGCTGGCTAGCCTGAAGGATCTCAGTGAGCTGGCGGTAGACAGTGACACCCAGCTGACACCAATGCCCAGCAGAGTGCCACACTGTGTCCTTGAGCCCATCCCACTGAAGCTCTACCGGAATGGCATCGTGATGTTCGATGGGCCCTTCCGGCCCTTCCACGATCCCTCCACACAGGTAGGAGTGACGGGGAGGACAGGCCTGTGCACCCTCAAGCCACTGTGGTGGCCCACCCCCTGCTCACCATTAGTTGGAGATGATGGGCCCAGCTCACCCCCAGCACCCAGGCTCATGCAGAACCTCCagaaccaccccccaccccaaccatgTCCTGGGACTCTGTTTCCAGAGTCTGATCCAGAGAGTAATTGGCCCCACGATCCCGGGGCCCAGAGCCTGCCATCTAGACAGGAAGCAGGGTGTAGGGCACTGCACAGGGCCAGCCAGGCCTCACCCTACCTCTCCCCCTGCAGCGCTGCCTCCGAGACATATTGGATGGCTTCTTCCCGTCAGAGCTCCAGCGGCTGTACCCTGACGGGGTCCCCTTTAAGGTGATGGGCTCTCCTCAAACCACTCACTCCCAGTGTGGGGATTTTGGAGGGGGTGGGAATGCTTCCTCAGGCATCACCTAGGGGCACTGCCCCACCTCAGAGACCCCAGTCTGATGACCTCCAGAAGGAGGGTGAGCCTGAAACGGGGCTGGGAAGGGAGCGGGAAGGCTGCCGTAGCCATACTTGCCGCATCAGCAGTGGGGAAGGTATGTAGCTGAACAGCAGGCAGCACCCCCTTCTGGCATCCTGAAAGCAGAGCCCTCAGCTGCGTGGCAccactgcccctcctccccagcattCAGGACACCTGGACAGCCTGGGGAACATGAGGAGTACACGTAAAACTGTCCTGGCTCCCCCCAGAGGCTCCTGGAGCCTCCTGGTTGGGGTGGAAGGTAGTGCCATTGGGGGGCAAACGTTGGGACTAAAGGACTTGAGATGGAGCCGGCCCCCTGCTGTGGGGGCAGTCGGCAGTGAGATGAGGGTGCTGTGATGGGAGCACATGAGGCTGTGTCCCAGAGGGTGGTGCGTTAGTTCCACAGTGAGAGCGTGTGAGGGGGAAAATAGCGTGAGTCACGACCAGGGGTGTTTGAGGTAGTTCATGCCAAGCAGGGCTTTGCCCTCTCCTAACACCCTCATCCCTCCCCTCCTGGTCTGCTCCCGAGAGGGACTCTGTGAGGAGGATGTCAGTACTGTGGCTGCAGCTGGAGTGATGAGGGGAGCTTGCAGGAAGAGCAGGGCTCAGGTGGGTGGGAGCAGCATGAACTGCAGCTCTCCTGCTCTttcccagggcctcagtttcctcatctataaaatggggattgcATCAGACCATCCCTTGGGCCTATTCCTCTGTTTGGGCAAGTAGGGGTGGGCATGGAGCTCAGGGCTGAAGAGCTGTGCCAGCCGCTGTTTCCCTTCCTTCTTGACAGGTGAGTGACCTGCGCAATCAGGTCTACCCAGAGAATGGGCTGGACCCGTTCCCTGGCGAGGGCCGAGTGGTAGGCTGGCAGAGGATTCGAAAGCCCTTGGACAGGATGGAGCACCCAGGTGAGCTCGGCCCTGAGGCTGAGCCAGGTGGTGGGGGCACTGTGCAGGACAAGCTCCAGGTAGCCTCCTCCACCATCACACACAGTCTCTGCCCCGGCCAAGGCTCCCAATGCCCTCTCTGCAGGCTCCAGGATGACCGCCGAGAAGTTTCTGAACAGGCTGCCCAAATTAGTGATCCGACAAGGCGAGGTGATTGACATTCGAGGCCCCATCCGGGACACCCTGAAGGTGAGTCCAGCCCTGGCTCCCCCAGCCTTATTGGCGGGgtaggggggcgggggggcggcttTACCATCAACCCTGGCCCAGCCTACCGGAGCAGCGGCTTACCTGGAGGCTCAGGCTTGAGGGCCCCTGAGGATGGCCTGGATGGAGAGATGAGCTCCTCAGAGCTGTTCCCCTGTCTCCTGGAAACGATGGAGCTGGTGAGCTCTCAAGACTGTCTCCTGGTCTCTCTGAGCTGGGACCAGAGAGCAACTGGCCAACGCAGGAGTGTGGCTGTAAGAGTGGGAAAGTCGGGAGTCTAGGTTGGGGGTGAGCCCAAGTTCAGGCCACCCTCTTGAGGTCCAGACCGAAATACACCTTCCTGGCCTTCACAGGTCTCATCATCCTCTCTCCTCACTCACTATCCTGCTACTCCTCCCTCGTCTCCACCTGTGAAAGATACCAAACCCCTTTCCCAGGACTCTGCCTTCACCACAAGTGGCCAAGTCCTGTCAGATCTGTCTATCCCCAGAACTGCTCCCGAATCCATCTCTTCTCTCCATTCCCCCCGCCCACCATCCTAGCCTAGGCCCCAGAGTGTCTCCCAGACAACTGCAGTGGCCCCTCACTGGCCTCCCACTTCCACTCCCGCCCTGCCAGCCatcctcccccagcagcctctgtgctcttttaaaaatgcaaattggatcctggctcttccctgttgAAACCCTCCAGTGGTTCTTAGGTAAGGCCTGTCATTCCTTTCTGGTCCTCTTGCCACctctaaccttttcttttttccagtccAACCTGGTTTCCAGCTTCAGCCACATGAATGCTGACACTTTCTCAAATATATCACCTCTTCtcagaagtcttccctgacctaTGCTCTCTGGAATATCCTTGCCCCCCATCCCATTTCTAAGGACTCCTCTTCATCCTTCAGTCACAGCTCAAGTGTCATTtccccagggaagccttccctggggAAGCCTTCCTAGGTTAGGCACCCAGCCTGGTCACTGTGTGGGgttctgtctcccccactagaatgaGGGAAGGGAACGATGGGGCTACCTCCCAAAGCTTCCCTTCTATTTCCTCTCCTTGGGCCCCCATTTACACAGAATACCCCCTCCCGCTTTGGCTCACTGGTCTcatccatccctggtcaggagaAGTCCCCTgtaggggttggggggagagtgTGACCGGCAGGGCCCAGGGCTCTGTCCACTCCATCGATGCTGCCCATTGTGTGTCCAGATCCAGGAGATCGTGGTGGAGACGCCTGCCTTGGCTGCTGAGCGTGAGAGGTGAGGGCAGAGTGGAGAGGTGAGGACCCTGGGACTGGGCTACCAGGGGGTATTGACGGCCTCTGGGTCCACAGGAGCCAGGAGTCTCCGGAGTCACCCGTGCCCGCGCTCTCCACGCTGCGCATCAAGTCTGAGAATGGCGAGCAGGCCTTCCTGCTGCTGATGCGGCCGGAGGACACAGTCGGTGATGTGCGCACCCTGCTTGCACAGGCCAGGTGGGCGCGGGGCTCAGCTGGCGTCCGCAGCGGGGCTCTGGCCCCACGACCCGGCCTGATTCGTTCTTCCCTGTCCCCAGGGCCGTGGAGGCCACCACCTTCGAGATCTTCAGTACGTTCCCGCCCACAGTCTACCACAATGACGCTCTCACGCTGCAGGCCGCGGGCCTGGTGCCCAACGCCACGCTGCTGCTTCGGGCGCGCCGGGCTCCGCTGCCCGCCCCCGGCCCCGAATAAAGCGCCCACCCCAACGCCGGCTGCTCTGCGAGGCTCTCTTGGCAGGGCAGCCCAGCAGCACTAGCTCTGCCGAGGAGGGGGCGGCGCCGCCCCTCTGTAACTCGAGCCCCAGCTGGCGGGCCTGGCCGCTGGGTCTTTGTCCTCTAGGTTCCTCTTTCTGCCCAGAAGGGCTAAGCTGCTCCAGGGGAGAGAGGGCCCGCCCCAGGCCAGCGCCTCTTTTGCCAGTGTGCAGATCCCTGCGCACAGACACACGCAGGACCACAAGCACGTGGGGACACTTCAACACTATGCATCAAAGCCACTGCCCCAACGCTGACAGAACTGCATCTGGGCACCCACTTCCATGACACACCCACACCTAGCCGAGCTGTTGGGACACAGGCAGGTGGCCACGAGGCACAGCCGCGTTACTGACTGGCATGCAAACGTGCAGTATACACCAAGGTAATGGACACCATCACGTGCATGTGCGCTGGAGGGTGACCCACCCACACTCTCTAGAAACCGTTGGTCCACACAGGTATGTGTGTGCTGGACATATATCCAAACACACGCACTGTCAATCGCACACAGAGGTGCCACACGGGAGCACAGCCTCAGCACAATCACATCTACCAGACTTGCTCAGAGCAGGGACCCAGGATGTCCACGCCACACCAAAGACACGATGCCAATGGAATGGAACCTTTAATTGTTTCTGCGGTGCTCCCGGATGGGGATTGCGGGGCCTTTGGCAGAGCCCTGGCTAATGGAACCAAGAAGGGTGCCTATCAGCCAGTGCCAGGCAGGGTGGCAGCCTCAGGGCCAGGCTGAGGACAACCAGCACTTGGGCTGTTGCTTAAGACAATTTCTGAGACTAGTGGGTAAGGAATGTTGCCTTTGAGACTAGTGGGTAAGGAATGTCGCCTTTGAATAGAGAAGAGGGAGCTACAGTTAGGGGAGGCGGTAGGTcttgggttggggggaggggctcCAAGGTCGGAAGGTTAGGAATAACGGAGTTGTCACAAGGTCCTTCATGGGTGATGGCTGGGGGGAACGTGGTGATGGAGTCCAGGGGGCTGACTCGGCTCAGGCCAGTTTCAGGAACTCCTGCAGTGTGTTTTGCTCCACAGCCTCCACGAAGAGCTCAtagtcctgggggaggggacaagAGGTGGTCACCTGAGTACTGGTGCTTTGTCTCAGGTCTGACTCTGGCTGGTATCCTCCTACAACACTCCCTccatccccaacccccaggcccaTACCCCACAGTACTGGTCCCCGTTGACAATCTGGGGTGGGGTGGCCTTGGGGTTGCCCGCCAGGGCTCGCATCTCATCCCGCAGGGCGTTGTCTTGGGAGATGTCCACTAGCTGGTACTGGATGCGCTTCCCATCCAGGATGCGGGTCACCTCGCTCTGCTGGGACTTGATCTGGGGGCAAAGGGCGGGCAGGGGTTAGTGAGCAGACTAGAGGGTTTATGGGGGGAACCCTgggcagaaaaaaagagagtgtGGCCAGGAGCTTTTGTCCCCCTGTCGCGCTCCACGCCCTAGGGGAGGGTTCTGGCCACTAGGAGTTGGGAGGAGGAGTCAGGATTGTGGTGgtgtggaaggagagagggacCACCAACCATGAGGAGGGGAGTCAGTAAACATAAGAGATAAATTAAGGGTGGGGAGAGCCAGGAGCTCGGCAAAGAGAAAGCAGGGCAGGCCTGGGTGGAGACGGGTAAGGCGCCACCTCCGCCcccaggtacacacacacacacacacagtggaggagaggaagggcaaGATAAGGACATGGTCAAGGCTCAGCCTGATAGTGGGTGTGCAGACGACCCAGGATGCCCGAAGGTGGTGTTCAGGATGGGGCCGCGGAGCCTGCCCCCACCCAACTCAGGAGGCCGTGTCCAGCACCTCGCCGCCCCCGCCCTGGGGGCGGGTCCCAGGCGCCGGGTCCAGAGCAACAGGACCACCACCAGCGCTCTACCCCAGGGCGCGCACTCACTTCGCGGGAGCCGGTGACCGACGTGCTGTAGACGCGCAGGCCGCTCATGCTGCGGATGGGCCGACGGGCCGACAGGCAGACGGGGTAGCGGTGGCAGCAGCTGCACGGCCTGGAGACGAGGCCGCCGCGCTCGGGAGCGGTTTCCTTCCTGCTCAGCCCGCGAGTCATAGCTCTCGGGACCAATGGGCGGCACGGACAGGCGCGCGCCGGGGCGGGGCCTGCGCGACCCCGCCCCACGCAGCGCCgggccccctcccgccccccttGGGGACCGGGCGCACCGAGGACCCCTGTCCCACGCAGGGCCGCCCTTTTCAGCCCTCCGAGCTGGGGCTGACAGTGTGAGGCTGGGGAGCGAGCTGACGGCAGGAAGGGCCGGGGAGGGCGTGGGTGAGGGTTTGGCAGAGGCCTCCCCTTCAGCCTCGCGCGGGTTTGCTGCACCCAACTAACTACCCACCCCCGGTGCCACGACAGCGCTGCTCCGCTCCGGGCTTTGAAGTCTTGGGCTGTTTTCAAACCTAAAGTTACCCCGCTAGGGAGCTTCGCTTCACGGGA
The sequence above is drawn from the Tursiops truncatus isolate mTurTru1 chromosome 1, mTurTru1.mat.Y, whole genome shotgun sequence genome and encodes:
- the SH3BGRL3 gene encoding SH3 domain-binding glutamic acid-rich-like protein 3, producing MTRGLSRKETAPERGGLVSRPCSCCHRYPVCLSARRPIRSMSGLRVYSTSVTGSREIKSQQSEVTRILDGKRIQYQLVDISQDNALRDEMRALAGNPKATPPQIVNGDQYCGDYELFVEAVEQNTLQEFLKLA